Genomic DNA from Pirellulales bacterium:
CCTACAACGCCTGGGTCGCGCGGCGGAAGCGCAAGTCGAGTTCGCGCGGGCGCGACAACTGGCCAAGACGTCCGCCCAGCCGCGCAAATAGCCCTTGCCGGTGATCGCGAAGCCCATGATGACAGCAGCGAAACGTTCGAAGTCATCCGGCGTCGAGCCTGCGCGTTCGCGTCGCGCCTTTCGCTGGGTGGCCGTCGGCGGAGCGCTGCTAATCTCGCTGCTTGCGGCGGAGATCGTGCTGCGAGTATTCGACATTCGGCCGGAACGCTATGCACCGCCCCGTTGGGTCGGCTGGAATGGGTACGAGTTCGCGCGCATCCCGGGATGGGGGAAAGGCATCTATAAGAATGCCAGCCGCTATGAATCGCTGGGCGTCAAGACCGGAGAGCACGTGCCCGGCACGCGGTTCAAGGTGTTTTATGCGAGCAATCCGCGCGGCTATTTCGACGCCGATAACGGCCTCGTCTACCAGATCAATTCCCAAGGCCTGCACGGGCCCGAGGTTTCGGTCGCCAAGCCAGCCGGCGTGATCCGGGTGCTCGGACTGGGCGATTCGTTTACGTTTGGGCAAGGCGTGCGCGAGCCCGATACTTTCCTGCGCCAACTCGAGGGACTACTCAACCAGGGCCATGGCGGGGACGCCCGGTTCGAGGTGCTGAATGCCGGCGTTCAGGGCTACAACACCCGGGATGAAGTCGTCTATTTCGAGCGGCAGTGGCTGACGTTCGACCCAGATCTGGTGATCATCCAGTTCTATCTCAACGATGCTTATTCCGATTACACGTTTCTCAATCATGGCCAAACCCTGGGCATCTACCTGGAACAGAGCCGCGCCGCGAAGATCAGCCGCATCGCAGATCTGGCCGAGTACGCGTACCGGAACTGGCGGCTGCAACGCAATGTGGCCAGCTATTACCGTGCGCACTATTTCCGAGACGCCCGGCGGTTTCTCAACAACCCCGGCGACACGTCGGTCGACTGGCAGACCTCGCGCGATGCGCTTGCGCGTGCGGCCCAGTTGTGCCGCGAACGGCACATCGATCTGGTGCTGGTGATGTTTCCCGAGTTGTACCAACTGCGGCACTATCCGTTCGGCGAAATTCACCAATTGGTGGCCGACACGGCGCAATCGTTGGGCATTCCTGCGCTCGACCTGCTTGCCGATTTTCAGCGTTACGACGATCGCGATCTCTGGGTCCACCCTTCGGATCATCATCCCAACGAGCTGGCCCACGCGATTGCGGCCCGCCGTATCGCGCAGTGGCTCGCCTCGCTGCACCTGCCACGGCGCCACGCGGCAGCGTCGCCCGCGCCCGAGACGCCCAGCCCAGCCGCCACGCCCGAGGCCGGGTCATGAATTTGCACCGCGCCTCGAACAAAATGCCGCGCCCTGGGGGGCGTCGCCTGTTGGCGCGCGTGCTCTTGGCCTTGGGCAGCTTCGTCGTCACCTTGGCGATCGTCGAGCTGGCATTCCGCGTCTGCGGGGTCCGGGGCCATTACGAGCGGATGCATGAGCACGTCTTCTTGCCGGCCACGAATGGTCCACGGATGTGCTCGCGCGGCGGGTATGTGCCCTTGGCCACACACCGGACGCTGTATTTCACCGACCCGCGCGGCTACTTCGGCCCGGGCGCCGCGGTCGACCACCATTTCAATTCGGCCGGCTGGCGCGATCGAGAACGGGCGATCGCCAGGTCGGCCAGCACGGTGCGCATCTTGGGTCTGGGCGACAGTTATCTCATGGGGCAAGGGGTACACGAGGCCGACGTGTGTCT
This window encodes:
- a CDS encoding SGNH/GDSL hydrolase family protein, producing MMTAAKRSKSSGVEPARSRRAFRWVAVGGALLISLLAAEIVLRVFDIRPERYAPPRWVGWNGYEFARIPGWGKGIYKNASRYESLGVKTGEHVPGTRFKVFYASNPRGYFDADNGLVYQINSQGLHGPEVSVAKPAGVIRVLGLGDSFTFGQGVREPDTFLRQLEGLLNQGHGGDARFEVLNAGVQGYNTRDEVVYFERQWLTFDPDLVIIQFYLNDAYSDYTFLNHGQTLGIYLEQSRAAKISRIADLAEYAYRNWRLQRNVASYYRAHYFRDARRFLNNPGDTSVDWQTSRDALARAAQLCRERHIDLVLVMFPELYQLRHYPFGEIHQLVADTAQSLGIPALDLLADFQRYDDRDLWVHPSDHHPNELAHAIAARRIAQWLASLHLPRRHAAASPAPETPSPAATPEAGS